One genomic region from Flagellimonas oceani encodes:
- a CDS encoding glycosyltransferase family 4 protein, producing the protein MKVAIVHEWLTVVAGSESCFKEFANIYPEADIFVLVSDEKSLEKLGIQKERVTNSFIQKLPKAKTKWKNYLALFPFAVEQFDLSGYDLIISSSHAVAKGVITNANQVHICYIYSPIRYAWDLYHQYLNESGLQTGLKGLVAKRILHYIRRWDRQTANNVDEFIPISNYVEKRVWRTYRRKSYKVIYPPVQVGEFTLCENKEDFYLTASRLVPYKKIDLIVEAFSTMPDKRLIVIGDGPEMKKIQAKSGENITLLGYQPFEVLKDHMQRARAFIFAAEEDFGIIPIEAQACGTPVIAYGKGGSLETVRGKFINESLENGLTGLYFKEQTVSSLKESIDHFEKYEDIFKPSEIRQFSLKFDRNIFVEEVSKTFKEIFEKHRL; encoded by the coding sequence ATGAAAGTAGCAATCGTACATGAGTGGTTAACAGTTGTAGCTGGTTCCGAAAGTTGTTTTAAGGAATTTGCAAACATCTATCCAGAGGCAGACATTTTTGTTTTGGTCTCAGATGAAAAGAGCCTTGAAAAACTGGGAATTCAGAAAGAAAGGGTTACAAATTCATTTATTCAAAAGCTTCCAAAGGCTAAAACTAAATGGAAAAATTACTTGGCACTTTTTCCATTTGCGGTCGAACAATTTGATTTATCAGGATATGATTTGATAATATCTTCTTCCCATGCGGTAGCGAAAGGGGTAATAACCAACGCTAATCAAGTTCACATATGTTACATTTATTCACCTATTAGGTATGCATGGGATCTTTATCATCAATATTTAAACGAATCTGGGCTTCAAACAGGATTGAAGGGACTGGTTGCCAAAAGAATACTGCACTACATCCGCAGATGGGATAGGCAAACAGCAAATAATGTTGATGAATTTATTCCAATTTCTAATTACGTAGAGAAAAGAGTCTGGAGAACGTATAGAAGAAAATCCTATAAGGTGATTTATCCTCCAGTTCAGGTAGGTGAGTTTACACTGTGTGAAAATAAAGAAGACTTTTATCTAACTGCTTCCAGGTTGGTTCCATATAAAAAGATAGATTTGATTGTGGAGGCTTTCTCCACTATGCCAGATAAAAGGTTAATAGTAATTGGGGATGGTCCAGAAATGAAGAAAATACAAGCTAAGTCCGGCGAAAATATCACCCTTCTCGGATACCAGCCATTTGAAGTGCTTAAAGACCATATGCAAAGAGCAAGGGCATTCATATTTGCTGCTGAGGAGGACTTCGGGATTATACCAATAGAGGCACAAGCCTGCGGAACACCGGTCATAGCTTACGGTAAAGGAGGATCTCTTGAAACCGTGAGAGGTAAATTCATTAATGAATCTTTAGAAAACGGATTAACCGGTCTTTATTTCAAAGAGCAAACAGTTTCTTCACTAAAAGAAAGCATTGACCATTTTGAAAAATATGAAGATATTTTCAAGCCATCCGAAATAAGACAATTTTCATTAAAATTTGACAGAAACATTTTTGTGGAAGAAGTAAGTAAGACATTTAAAGAAATATTTGAAAAGCACCGCTTATGA
- the gmd gene encoding GDP-mannose 4,6-dehydratase — MKKAIVTGITGQDAAYLAELLLSKDYEVYGTYRRTSSTNFWRIEDLGIEEHPNLHLLEYDLVDLSSAFRIISDIKPDEVYNLAAQSFVGVSFSQPIATAQITGVGAMNLLEAIRTINPKIKFYQASTSEMFGKVRAIPQSEETPFHPRSPYGVAKVFAHWATLNYQESYDLFASSGILFNHESPLRGKEFVTRKITDSVAKISLGMLDVIELGNLDAKRDWGYAKDYVEGMYRILQAENPDVFVLATGRTETVRDFVEMAFKAIGVDMEWQGKDENEIGLDKDTSKTLVKVNPKFYRPAEVELLIGDPTKAKNILGWEAKTSLEELCEMMVKSDIEKNKNGKSY, encoded by the coding sequence ATGAAAAAAGCAATTGTAACGGGAATCACCGGACAAGATGCTGCTTATTTGGCAGAATTACTATTATCGAAAGATTATGAAGTTTATGGTACTTATAGAAGAACCAGTTCAACAAATTTTTGGAGAATAGAAGATTTGGGCATAGAGGAACATCCAAATCTTCATTTATTGGAGTATGACCTTGTTGATTTATCCAGTGCTTTTAGAATTATCTCAGACATAAAACCGGATGAGGTCTATAATTTAGCAGCACAAAGCTTTGTCGGCGTTTCATTTTCACAACCAATAGCTACCGCTCAAATCACTGGTGTGGGGGCGATGAATTTATTGGAAGCTATTAGAACCATCAACCCTAAAATCAAGTTTTATCAAGCATCAACTTCTGAAATGTTCGGAAAGGTCAGGGCAATACCCCAGTCAGAAGAGACACCCTTCCACCCAAGGAGCCCTTATGGTGTCGCCAAAGTGTTTGCACATTGGGCCACTTTGAATTATCAAGAGTCGTATGATTTGTTTGCATCCAGCGGCATATTGTTCAACCACGAATCACCTTTGAGAGGAAAAGAATTTGTTACCAGAAAGATTACAGATTCCGTAGCTAAAATTTCTTTGGGAATGTTGGATGTAATCGAATTGGGGAACTTGGACGCTAAAAGGGATTGGGGATACGCGAAAGATTATGTTGAAGGAATGTACCGAATCTTGCAAGCTGAAAATCCGGATGTATTTGTTTTGGCAACCGGAAGGACCGAAACCGTTAGAGATTTTGTGGAAATGGCATTTAAGGCCATTGGGGTGGATATGGAGTGGCAAGGAAAAGATGAGAACGAAATAGGATTAGACAAAGATACAAGTAAAACCTTAGTAAAGGTCAATCCAAAATTTTATCGCCCTGCAGAAGTTGAATTGCTTATTGGTGACCCAACGAAGGCCAAAAATATTTTGGGATGGGAAGCCAAGACCTCCTTGGAAGAATTATGCGAAATGATGGTTAAATCGGACATTGAAAAAAACAAAAATGGAAAATCCTATTGA
- a CDS encoding GDP-mannose 4,6-dehydratase, translating to MENPIDKTVLITGITGFTGAHLESFFSEKGYNVHGTTNSKPLKNNHTQCDILEYDEMAKVLKKVKPELVVHLAAISFAATKDIPKIYDTNVRGTINLLDALVENVPQVEKVLIASSAAVYGNIGTQLSEEMCPRPINHYGNSKLAMENMATNYFDKLDIIITRPFNYTGKGQENHFLVPKIVKHFKEKKKEIELGNLNTFREYNDIRLLQESYEKLLFSSFRSGIVNIASGRTYSINEILEIMAELTGYHIKVGVNPEFVRKNEIHELKGSPKKLQGIIGKLDSVFLLKDTLKEMYSG from the coding sequence ATGGAAAATCCTATTGATAAAACGGTATTGATTACTGGTATTACAGGATTTACAGGTGCACATTTGGAGTCTTTTTTTAGTGAAAAAGGTTATAATGTCCATGGGACCACTAATTCAAAACCTTTAAAGAATAACCATACGCAATGCGACATATTAGAATATGATGAGATGGCAAAGGTTTTGAAAAAGGTAAAACCAGAGCTAGTCGTCCATTTGGCGGCGATTTCCTTTGCTGCAACAAAGGACATTCCAAAAATATATGACACCAATGTTAGAGGAACCATTAATCTTTTAGATGCTTTGGTAGAAAACGTCCCTCAAGTAGAAAAGGTGCTAATCGCAAGTAGTGCAGCTGTCTATGGGAATATTGGAACTCAATTGTCGGAAGAAATGTGCCCAAGACCCATCAATCATTATGGTAACAGTAAACTTGCAATGGAGAATATGGCAACTAACTACTTTGATAAACTGGATATTATTATCACACGCCCTTTTAATTATACTGGGAAGGGTCAGGAAAACCATTTTTTGGTTCCAAAAATTGTAAAGCATTTTAAGGAAAAAAAGAAAGAAATTGAATTGGGCAACCTAAACACCTTCAGAGAATACAACGATATACGATTGCTCCAAGAAAGTTATGAAAAATTATTATTTAGTTCTTTCAGGTCGGGGATAGTCAACATTGCTAGCGGCAGGACCTATTCCATTAATGAAATTTTGGAAATTATGGCTGAATTGACTGGCTACCACATAAAAGTAGGAGTTAATCCAGAATTTGTTAGAAAAAACGAAATACATGAATTGAAGGGTTCACCAAAAAAACTTCAGGGCATCATTGGTAAGTTAGATTCCGTATTTTTATTGAAAGATACGCTCAAAGAAATGTACTCCGGTTAG
- a CDS encoding undecaprenyl-phosphate glucose phosphotransferase, whose amino-acid sequence MFFKQHRYSNLITPTSYIIDLAVLNMFLYILPINFQTPVLIHVYISLAWIVISMKNEFYTVYRFSKVTYIFRLIFVQFVFYFLVLYAFIGFFKQPIISRLALGEYFIIVFIIVSTIKLLSYYLLMEYREKVKGNLRNVVIIGKNKKTDQLRKVFQERTEFGYNFTKQFSPKSVGFELDLCFEYILGNNVDEIYCSVSELKNEEIAKFISFADNNLKTLKFIPDNKNIFSKKLKFEYYDYIPVLSLRDIPLENPINAFIKRSFDILFSLIIILGLLSWLTPILAILITLESKGPVFFRQTRNGIDNREFYCYKFRSMAPNVNADNIQATKNDMRITKIGKFIRKTSIDELPQFYNVLFGTMSVVGPRPHMVKHTNEYATSVDKYMVRHFVKPGITGLAQVRGYRGEIETETDIQNRIKFDIFYIENWSLFLDIKIIVQTVLNAFKGEAKAY is encoded by the coding sequence ATGTTTTTCAAACAACATAGATATTCAAACCTAATAACCCCAACCTCATATATTATTGATTTGGCGGTTTTGAATATGTTCCTGTATATCCTTCCGATTAACTTCCAAACCCCAGTGCTAATTCATGTATATATTTCATTAGCTTGGATTGTTATTTCCATGAAAAATGAATTTTACACTGTTTATAGGTTTTCCAAAGTAACGTATATATTTCGGTTGATTTTTGTCCAGTTCGTTTTTTACTTTTTGGTATTATATGCATTTATCGGCTTCTTTAAGCAACCTATTATCAGTAGGCTTGCCTTGGGCGAGTACTTTATAATTGTTTTTATAATTGTATCAACAATTAAACTTTTGAGCTACTATTTACTCATGGAGTATAGAGAAAAGGTCAAAGGAAACCTAAGAAACGTTGTAATAATAGGTAAAAACAAGAAAACAGACCAGTTGCGAAAAGTTTTTCAGGAAAGAACAGAGTTTGGATATAATTTTACAAAACAATTTTCACCAAAATCAGTGGGTTTCGAATTAGACCTTTGTTTTGAGTACATTTTGGGAAATAATGTTGATGAAATTTACTGCTCCGTTTCAGAACTTAAAAATGAGGAGATTGCAAAATTTATCAGCTTTGCCGATAATAATTTAAAGACACTCAAATTTATACCGGACAATAAAAACATCTTCTCCAAGAAACTCAAGTTCGAATATTACGATTATATACCAGTACTATCGCTTCGGGATATTCCTTTGGAGAACCCGATTAATGCCTTTATCAAAAGAAGTTTTGATATTCTTTTTTCATTGATAATTATATTAGGTTTGTTGTCTTGGTTAACGCCTATTTTGGCCATATTGATCACGTTGGAATCCAAAGGCCCTGTCTTTTTTAGGCAGACCAGGAACGGGATAGATAATCGGGAATTTTATTGTTATAAATTTCGCTCTATGGCTCCAAATGTTAATGCGGATAACATCCAAGCAACCAAGAATGACATGCGAATAACTAAAATTGGTAAGTTCATAAGAAAGACAAGTATCGATGAACTCCCCCAATTTTATAATGTCCTTTTTGGTACCATGTCCGTAGTGGGTCCACGCCCACATATGGTTAAGCATACCAACGAATATGCAACCAGTGTAGATAAGTATATGGTCCGCCACTTTGTAAAACCCGGCATCACCGGTTTGGCACAAGTAAGAGGCTACAGGGGGGAAATCGAAACTGAAACCGATATTCAAAATAGGATTAAGTTCGATATTTTCTATATCGAAAACTGGTCTTTGTTTCTTGATATAAAAATCATTGTACAAACCGTACTCAATGCATTTAAAGGTGAAGCCAAAGCATATTAG
- a CDS encoding UDP-glucuronic acid decarboxylase family protein, with protein MKKTLITGAAGFLGSHLCDRFIAEGHHVIGMDNLITGDIKNIEYLFHLKRFEFFHHDVTKFVHVPGKMDYILHFASPASPIDYLKIPIETLKVGSLGTLNLLGLARDHGARILVASTSEVYGDPLVHPQNEDYFGNVSPIGPRGVYDEAKRFMESITMAYHRHHGLDTRIVRIFNTYGSRMRLNDGRVVPAFMGQALRGEDLTVFGDGSQSRSFTYIDDQIEGIYRLLMSDYVEPINIGNPDETTILEFAEEIIKLTGTDQKIVFKPLPQDDPMQRQPDISRAKEILDWEPKVHRSEGLKKVFEYFKSLSDEKLWEAHRDFSPNN; from the coding sequence ATGAAAAAAACACTCATCACAGGAGCAGCAGGTTTTTTAGGGTCCCACCTTTGTGATCGGTTCATTGCCGAAGGCCACCACGTCATAGGCATGGATAACCTCATTACAGGGGATATCAAGAACATAGAGTACCTGTTCCACCTAAAACGGTTCGAATTTTTCCATCACGATGTCACGAAATTTGTCCATGTTCCGGGCAAGATGGATTACATTCTTCACTTTGCCTCGCCCGCAAGTCCCATCGACTACCTTAAAATTCCGATAGAAACCCTTAAAGTGGGTTCTTTGGGGACTTTGAATTTATTGGGGCTCGCAAGAGATCACGGAGCACGCATTTTGGTGGCCTCTACTTCCGAAGTGTATGGCGATCCCTTGGTACATCCCCAAAATGAAGACTATTTTGGCAACGTTAGCCCCATTGGGCCGCGAGGAGTATACGATGAGGCCAAACGCTTTATGGAATCCATCACCATGGCCTATCACCGGCACCATGGACTGGACACCCGTATTGTTCGGATTTTTAATACGTATGGATCTCGAATGCGCCTCAACGATGGCCGGGTGGTTCCCGCTTTTATGGGCCAGGCCCTTCGCGGAGAGGATTTGACCGTATTTGGAGATGGCTCACAATCCCGTTCCTTTACCTATATCGATGACCAAATCGAGGGTATTTACCGCCTTTTGATGAGCGATTATGTGGAACCCATCAACATCGGGAACCCGGATGAGACCACCATTTTGGAGTTTGCCGAAGAAATCATCAAACTGACGGGAACCGACCAGAAAATTGTTTTTAAACCATTACCGCAAGACGACCCGATGCAGCGACAGCCCGATATTTCCCGGGCCAAGGAAATTCTGGATTGGGAACCCAAGGTGCATCGTTCCGAAGGACTCAAAAAAGTGTTCGAGTATTTCAAATCCCTTTCGGATGAAAAGTTATGGGAGGCCCACAGAGATTTCTCTCCAAATAACTAG
- the purD gene encoding phosphoribosylamine--glycine ligase: protein MNILVLGSGGREHAISLKISQSPKTSNLFVAPGNAGTSQIATNVEVGVNDFEAIKQLVLEESIDLVVVGPEDPLVNGVHDFFLNDAELKAVPVIGPEKAAAELEGSKEFAKEFMMRHNIPTAAYESFTSETLEKGYAFLETLKPPYVLKADGLAAGKGVLILQDLQQAKDELKSMLVDSKFGNASATVVIEEFLDGIELSCFVLTDGTNYKILPTAKDYKRIGEGDTGLNTGGMGAISPVPFADNVFMDKIERQIVKPTVDGLKKDNLPYVGFIFIGLIKVGDQPKVIEYNVRMGDPETEVVIPRLKNDLVDVLLAMANGTLGQIDLQIDERTATTVMAVSGGYPEAYEKGKEITGTENIEDSIVFHAGTKLSNGKVVTNGGRVIAVTSFGKDFKEALKTSYQNMEKLHFDGMYYRKDLGFDLDV, encoded by the coding sequence ATGAATATCCTGGTCCTGGGTTCTGGCGGTCGCGAACATGCCATTTCCCTAAAAATCTCGCAAAGTCCTAAAACATCCAATCTTTTTGTAGCGCCCGGCAATGCGGGAACTTCACAAATTGCCACAAATGTTGAGGTCGGCGTGAACGATTTTGAAGCCATCAAGCAATTGGTGCTGGAAGAGAGCATCGATTTAGTGGTTGTGGGACCAGAAGACCCCCTGGTAAATGGGGTGCATGATTTTTTCTTGAACGATGCGGAACTCAAGGCCGTTCCTGTAATCGGGCCGGAGAAAGCTGCTGCAGAACTTGAGGGAAGCAAGGAGTTTGCCAAGGAATTTATGATGAGGCACAATATTCCAACGGCTGCTTACGAAAGTTTTACCAGTGAAACATTGGAAAAGGGGTATGCCTTTTTGGAAACCCTAAAACCACCTTACGTGCTCAAGGCTGACGGTCTGGCCGCAGGAAAAGGGGTTTTGATTCTTCAAGATTTGCAGCAGGCCAAGGATGAGCTCAAATCCATGCTGGTCGATTCCAAATTCGGGAACGCAAGCGCAACGGTGGTCATCGAAGAGTTCTTGGACGGTATCGAACTGAGCTGTTTTGTACTGACCGATGGCACCAACTATAAAATCCTTCCCACCGCCAAAGATTACAAAAGAATAGGTGAGGGGGACACCGGACTCAACACGGGCGGTATGGGTGCCATTTCCCCGGTCCCTTTTGCGGATAACGTCTTTATGGACAAGATAGAGCGTCAAATCGTAAAACCGACCGTAGACGGCCTTAAAAAGGATAATTTGCCCTATGTGGGCTTTATCTTTATTGGACTGATAAAAGTCGGCGATCAGCCCAAGGTAATCGAGTACAACGTTCGTATGGGAGATCCCGAGACCGAAGTGGTAATTCCTCGCCTTAAAAATGATTTAGTGGATGTGTTATTGGCAATGGCCAACGGTACCCTAGGTCAAATTGACCTGCAAATCGATGAAAGAACGGCGACAACCGTAATGGCCGTATCGGGAGGATATCCTGAAGCTTATGAAAAAGGAAAAGAAATTACCGGAACGGAAAATATTGAGGATTCCATTGTTTTTCATGCCGGAACAAAACTGTCCAACGGAAAGGTAGTTACCAATGGTGGACGTGTAATAGCAGTCACTTCCTTTGGAAAAGACTTTAAGGAAGCACTGAAAACATCCTATCAAAACATGGAAAAACTCCATTTTGATGGAATGTATTACAGAAAAGATTTAGGGTTCGATCTAGATGTATGA
- a CDS encoding DUF6341 family protein, with amino-acid sequence MSKFFYGIEDLFVNYLFAPLDFFRFMHSWWGSNSINWIFMIIGFVAMVYWMGQLKIFNESGEEDKSISSHSYI; translated from the coding sequence ATGAGCAAGTTTTTTTACGGTATAGAGGACTTATTTGTAAACTACCTTTTCGCACCACTGGATTTTTTCCGTTTTATGCACAGCTGGTGGGGTTCCAACTCCATTAACTGGATCTTTATGATCATCGGTTTTGTGGCGATGGTCTATTGGATGGGCCAGTTGAAGATTTTCAACGAAAGCGGTGAAGAGGACAAGAGCATAAGCTCCCACTCATACATCTAG
- a CDS encoding DUF6427 family protein — translation MISSFFGKTKPINFIVLAIVLFLFYFGNVFFQLGEQKINQVIPLELLLFVTHLLSVFTINLIVRSEKATESNSYSMLFFLLLMIAFSDELVLKNVVFANIFLLLAFWRILSIKSTKNVKHKIFDASLLIAIASLFYDWALAFMFLVFFVIGVYDRKTFKNWLVPFLGVATIFMLTFAVLKVKGSMGFFEDHYQFSLGLFTSKSFFQVLNIQTLIYLILTILVSITVFIRLRNVSGGKLLLLRIVFLIFVLGTGIILFTPADASPVLLTFFPATVFFTNYFEAMKKRRLQEAVMVACLVLACSLFAVHLN, via the coding sequence ATGATTTCAAGCTTTTTCGGAAAAACTAAACCCATAAACTTTATTGTTCTTGCCATCGTTCTGTTTCTTTTTTACTTCGGCAACGTGTTTTTTCAGCTCGGGGAACAAAAGATCAACCAAGTTATTCCGTTGGAACTGTTGCTCTTTGTTACACATTTGCTGTCCGTTTTTACCATCAACCTAATAGTGAGAAGCGAAAAGGCAACGGAATCCAATTCCTATTCCATGTTGTTTTTTCTGCTTTTGATGATTGCGTTTTCCGATGAATTGGTACTCAAAAATGTTGTCTTTGCCAATATTTTTCTTCTTTTGGCCTTTTGGAGGATTTTGTCCATCAAATCCACAAAAAACGTAAAGCACAAAATTTTTGATGCCTCCCTGCTGATTGCCATAGCAAGCTTGTTCTACGATTGGGCCTTGGCCTTTATGTTCCTTGTTTTTTTTGTGATAGGGGTCTACGATCGCAAAACGTTCAAAAATTGGTTGGTGCCCTTCTTGGGTGTGGCCACGATTTTTATGTTAACGTTTGCCGTATTGAAAGTAAAAGGGTCAATGGGCTTTTTTGAGGACCATTATCAGTTTTCCCTAGGTCTTTTTACCAGTAAATCGTTCTTCCAGGTATTGAACATACAGACATTGATCTATCTGATTTTGACCATACTGGTTTCCATTACGGTATTCATACGACTGAGAAATGTGAGCGGAGGAAAATTGCTTTTGCTCCGGATAGTGTTTTTGATCTTCGTTTTGGGAACAGGCATAATTCTGTTTACTCCCGCCGATGCATCGCCCGTTTTGCTTACCTTCTTCCCTGCTACGGTATTTTTCACCAACTATTTTGAAGCGATGAAAAAAAGAAGGCTACAAGAAGCAGTAATGGTCGCTTGTCTGGTATTGGCCTGCTCGCTTTTTGCCGTCCATCTCAACTAA
- a CDS encoding DUF4254 domain-containing protein — MFSDFAFKIFQESIETYHIKDDVYQEFSNPYPKDKVEHLLYRKNWIDTVQWHYEDIIRDPKIDPVAALDLKRKIDASNQDRTDLVEYIDGYFLNKYQSVQVKEGAMINTESPAWAIDRLSILALKIYHMQEEVNRTDASPEHIKKCSDKLAVLLEQKKDLSMAIDQLLADIEAGEKYMKVYKQMKMYNDDELNPVLRGQKG; from the coding sequence ATGTTCAGCGATTTTGCCTTCAAAATATTTCAGGAAAGTATAGAAACTTACCACATCAAGGACGATGTGTACCAAGAATTCAGCAATCCCTATCCAAAGGATAAAGTAGAGCATTTGCTTTACAGAAAAAACTGGATAGATACCGTGCAATGGCATTACGAGGACATTATCCGTGACCCAAAAATTGACCCTGTTGCCGCTTTGGACCTTAAACGTAAAATTGATGCCAGTAATCAGGATCGTACGGACTTGGTAGAGTATATCGATGGTTACTTTTTGAACAAATACCAATCGGTACAGGTGAAGGAAGGCGCCATGATCAACACCGAAAGCCCGGCTTGGGCCATAGACCGACTTTCCATTTTGGCCTTGAAAATATATCACATGCAGGAAGAGGTGAACCGGACTGATGCCTCTCCGGAGCATATTAAAAAATGCAGCGATAAGCTAGCGGTTCTTTTGGAACAGAAAAAGGATCTTTCCATGGCCATAGACCAATTATTGGCCGATATTGAAGCAGGCGAAAAGTACATGAAAGTCTATAAACAGATGAAAATGTACAACGACGACGAACTTAACCCAGTATTGCGTGGACAAAAAGGGTAA
- a CDS encoding glycosyltransferase family 9 protein: MDKKGKHTHILVIRLSAMGDVAMTVPVLRALTENYPEIQLTVLTKKPFMPIFDGLGNVEVKEADVKNRHKGLMGLWRLYKELKPLNFDAVADLHNVLRSRVLKKYFSLERIPFAQIDKGRKEKKALTRTKNKVFEQLKSTHQRYADVFAELGFPIDLTKAKPLGRIQLSEKVLGLVHQDTKKWVGIAPFAAHEGKMYPLEATEEIIKQLNNTDKYKILLFGGGAKEVEVLGRLAKLYKNVECMAGKLHLAEELQLISNLDVMLSMDSGNAHMAANYGIPVVTLWGVTHPYAGFYPFGQPMENALMADRETYPLIPTSIYGNKVPEGYRDAMKTIKPQEVLERLVGILEG; encoded by the coding sequence GTGGACAAAAAGGGTAAACATACCCATATTTTGGTCATTCGCCTGTCCGCCATGGGCGATGTGGCGATGACGGTTCCGGTGTTACGTGCGCTTACCGAGAATTATCCGGAAATACAACTTACCGTACTCACAAAAAAACCGTTCATGCCCATTTTTGATGGGCTGGGGAATGTGGAAGTTAAGGAGGCCGATGTTAAAAATCGTCATAAGGGCCTAATGGGTCTTTGGCGATTGTACAAGGAACTCAAACCTCTGAACTTTGATGCTGTTGCGGATCTTCACAATGTGTTGCGCAGTCGTGTGCTTAAGAAATATTTTTCGTTGGAACGCATTCCTTTTGCCCAAATTGATAAGGGCAGAAAAGAGAAAAAGGCGCTTACCCGGACCAAAAACAAAGTTTTTGAACAATTAAAAAGCACACACCAACGCTACGCCGATGTTTTTGCAGAACTTGGTTTTCCAATTGATTTAACCAAGGCTAAACCACTTGGCAGAATCCAACTCTCCGAGAAAGTGTTGGGTTTGGTACATCAGGATACAAAAAAGTGGGTCGGAATTGCACCGTTTGCGGCCCACGAGGGTAAAATGTATCCGTTGGAAGCTACGGAAGAAATCATCAAACAACTCAACAATACCGATAAGTATAAAATTCTGTTGTTTGGCGGTGGAGCAAAGGAAGTGGAGGTGTTGGGGAGGCTTGCCAAGCTATACAAAAATGTAGAGTGCATGGCGGGCAAACTCCATCTAGCGGAAGAACTACAGCTCATTTCCAACTTGGATGTGATGTTGTCCATGGACAGTGGGAATGCGCACATGGCCGCCAATTATGGAATTCCGGTGGTCACGCTTTGGGGGGTTACCCACCCATATGCCGGTTTTTATCCGTTTGGGCAGCCCATGGAAAATGCGCTTATGGCGGACCGTGAAACTTACCCCTTGATTCCAACATCAATTTACGGTAACAAGGTTCCCGAAGGGTATAGGGACGCCATGAAAACCATCAAACCGCAAGAAGTGCTGGAGAGGCTGGTGGGGATTTTGGAGGGTTGA
- the arsS gene encoding arsenosugar biosynthesis radical SAM (seleno)protein ArsS (Some members of this family are selenoproteins.) produces the protein MTQSILTDIKKAAKKSLKARENELANTQKQLEILSGNLFTGGDLPFFKDKIAESGQFPLKPKKLEVLQINVGYMCNQVCAHCHVDAGPDRQEIMTRETMEQCLEVIRNTGAHTLDLTGGAPEMNPDFRWFVEEASKAGIQDFIVRSNLTIILANKKYHDLPEFFKKHNVHVVSSMPHYTRGKTDKQRGDGVFDKSIKALQMLNKVGYGMPNSDLRLDLVYNPSGAFLPTDQSAMERDFKKALKEDFDIDFHNLFAITNLPISRFLDYLIASDNYEDYMYSLVEAYNPAAVENVMCTNTISVSWDGWLYDCDFNQMLDLKVASKVKHIKDYNDDVLSNRDIVISQHCYGCTAGAGSSCQGTVA, from the coding sequence ATGACGCAAAGTATACTCACAGACATAAAGAAAGCAGCTAAAAAATCACTGAAAGCGCGGGAAAATGAGCTTGCCAATACCCAAAAGCAGTTGGAGATATTGAGCGGCAATCTTTTTACGGGCGGAGATCTTCCGTTTTTTAAGGATAAAATTGCAGAATCAGGTCAATTTCCGCTGAAGCCCAAAAAGTTGGAAGTACTCCAGATCAATGTAGGGTACATGTGCAACCAAGTCTGTGCGCACTGCCATGTGGATGCGGGGCCCGACCGACAGGAAATTATGACCCGAGAGACCATGGAGCAATGTCTGGAGGTCATCCGAAACACTGGGGCCCATACGTTGGACCTTACCGGTGGTGCTCCCGAAATGAACCCGGATTTTAGATGGTTTGTGGAGGAAGCGTCCAAAGCGGGCATCCAGGATTTTATCGTCCGCTCCAATTTGACGATTATTTTAGCGAATAAAAAGTACCACGACCTGCCCGAGTTCTTTAAAAAACACAATGTCCATGTGGTATCGTCCATGCCGCACTATACACGGGGCAAAACGGACAAACAGCGGGGCGATGGTGTCTTTGACAAATCCATCAAAGCGTTGCAGATGCTCAACAAAGTGGGTTACGGAATGCCAAACAGTGATCTGCGCTTGGATTTGGTGTATAACCCTTCCGGAGCATTTTTGCCAACGGACCAAAGTGCGATGGAACGTGATTTCAAAAAGGCGTTAAAAGAAGATTTTGATATTGACTTCCACAACCTGTTTGCCATTACCAATCTGCCCATTTCCCGGTTCTTGGACTATCTTATCGCATCCGACAATTACGAAGATTATATGTATTCCTTGGTAGAGGCCTATAATCCGGCCGCGGTTGAAAATGTAATGTGCACCAATACCATCTCGGTAAGTTGGGATGGTTGGCTGTACGATTGTGACTTTAACCAGATGTTGGACCTGAAAGTGGCGAGCAAGGTGAAGCACATCAAAGACTACAATGATGATGTACTCAGCAATCGAGACATTGTCATTTCACAACATTGCTACGGCTGTACCGCCGGTGCGGGAAGTAGTTGCCAAGGTACGGTGGCTTAA